A region from the Beduinella massiliensis genome encodes:
- the rpsB gene encoding 30S ribosomal protein S2 — protein MAVISMKQLLEAGVHFGHQTRRWNPKMAPYIFTERNGIYIIDLQKTVRKIDEAYMFVRNLAMEGKTVLFVGTKKQAQESIEQEAKRCNMFYVNNRWLGGMLTNFKTIKTRIARLNAIDAMEQRGDFEVLPKKEVIKLMAEREKLEANLGGIREMKNLPGALFVVDPRKEHIAVTEARILNIPIVAIVDTNCDPDEVDYVIPGNDDAIRAVKLIAGKMADAILEGKQGEQAEPETTEAAAQ, from the coding sequence ATGGCAGTTATCTCTATGAAGCAGCTCCTGGAAGCGGGCGTGCACTTCGGTCACCAGACCCGCCGCTGGAACCCCAAAATGGCGCCCTACATCTTCACCGAGCGCAATGGCATCTACATCATCGACCTGCAGAAGACCGTCCGTAAGATCGACGAGGCGTACATGTTCGTGCGCAACCTCGCGATGGAGGGCAAGACCGTGCTGTTCGTCGGCACGAAGAAGCAGGCGCAGGAGTCCATTGAGCAGGAAGCCAAGCGCTGCAACATGTTTTACGTCAACAACCGCTGGCTGGGCGGCATGCTGACCAACTTCAAGACCATCAAGACCCGCATCGCCCGCCTCAACGCGATTGACGCGATGGAGCAGCGCGGCGACTTTGAAGTGTTGCCCAAGAAGGAAGTCATTAAGCTGATGGCCGAGCGTGAAAAGCTCGAAGCGAACCTGGGCGGCATCCGCGAGATGAAGAACCTGCCGGGCGCGCTGTTCGTAGTCGATCCGCGCAAGGAGCACATCGCGGTGACCGAGGCCCGCATTCTGAACATCCCGATCGTCGCGATCGTCGATACCAACTGCGACCCGGACGAGGTCGATTACGTGATCCCCGGCAACGACGACGCGATCCGCGCTGTCAAGCTGATCGCCGGCAAGATGGCCGACGCGATCCTTGAGGGCAAGCAGGGCGAGCAGGCCGAGCCGGAGACGACGGAAGCCGCCGCGCAGTAA
- a CDS encoding C4-type zinc ribbon domain-containing protein, whose protein sequence is MEQQLELLWQYQQVDMEVERFEREMRQAPNRQKLLKQREFLMEQQNVVKRIEQEVAIMSDRMEAIRDEIIRLQNSVADLGAQTEKNPPETVEDARKQIQQAQKLVNTITRYESELTKLRKDADLRDRHQHEARVRAAKTRAEFDQLKKIYDVEYKKQSEELERLRARAAKAAKDITPEMLERYKVIKKHSIPPMTRLQGDRCGGCNMSLPAAVLGQIRSGSAAVECENCGRIIITQ, encoded by the coding sequence GTGGAACAGCAATTAGAACTTTTATGGCAATACCAGCAGGTAGATATGGAGGTTGAACGTTTCGAGCGCGAAATGCGTCAGGCGCCGAACCGTCAGAAGCTGCTCAAGCAGCGTGAATTTCTGATGGAGCAGCAGAACGTCGTCAAGCGCATCGAGCAGGAAGTGGCCATCATGTCCGACCGCATGGAGGCTATCCGCGACGAGATCATCCGCCTTCAGAATTCTGTCGCCGATCTCGGGGCACAGACGGAGAAGAACCCGCCGGAGACGGTGGAGGATGCGCGCAAGCAGATTCAGCAGGCGCAGAAGCTCGTCAATACGATCACGCGCTATGAATCCGAATTGACGAAGCTTCGCAAGGACGCGGACCTTCGCGACCGCCACCAGCACGAGGCGCGCGTGCGCGCGGCCAAGACGCGTGCGGAATTCGACCAGCTGAAGAAAATCTACGACGTGGAGTACAAAAAGCAGTCGGAGGAGCTGGAACGCCTGCGCGCCCGCGCGGCGAAAGCGGCCAAGGACATCACGCCGGAGATGCTGGAGCGCTATAAGGTCATCAAAAAGCACAGCATTCCGCCGATGACCCGGCTGCAGGGGGATCGCTGCGGCGGATGCAACATGTCGCTTCCGGCGGCGGTGCTGGGCCAGATTCGTTCCGGCAGCGCGGCGGTGGAGTGCGAAAACTGCGGGCGCATCATCATCACCCAGTAA